From the genome of Armatimonadota bacterium:
CGCGACGGGCTTACCGGAAAGAATCCCATCCGTTACGGTTTGCGTGCCGAACATACTCCGCGTCCCAGCCACGTCGGCTTTGTTCTCACCGAACAGCCGGCGCATTACATCGAGCGCTTCAACCGCGCTGCGGGCGCCCTGAATCGCCTCGCGGTCCGTAATCTGGACCTCTACTCCGCCGCAATCCTCGCCCTTGTAAGGCCCTGCTTTCGGCGAAATATGGATCGGGGTGAACGAAACACCCGGCAGGTTACGCCGGTTCAATTCCTCCGCGAGAGCCACGTCGTTGATCCAGGGCGCCGCCCACAGTTCAAAGGGGCGATCCGTTCCACGGCCAACGCTCACGTTTGCGGCCTCCAACAGGCCCGTGAAGGGATAGAGCGCCGCCTCATTCAAGTCGCGGATATTTGGCGATGGATTCACCCAGGGAAGCCCTGTCTGGTCAAACCACATGGCGCGGTTCCAACCCTGACAGGGGATCACTTCGAGCTGGCAGTCAATGCCGTACTCACCCTTGAAGAGTTGGGCCAGCTCCCCAACGGTGAGCCCGTGGCGCACAGGCAGCGGCTCATACCCGGCAAAATTGCGAAGCGCCATATCCAGTTTCGGTCCGTCTACGACTACCCCGTTGACAGGATTGGGGCGGTCGAGCACGATCATCTTCGCGCCGTTCTCACGGCATGCTTCCATGCACTTTGCGAGCGTGGTGATATAAGTGTAGTAGCGAACGCCGATGTCCTGTACGTCGTAGACTAGAGTGTCTATGCCTTTCATCATCTCCGGCGTCGGCTTGTATATACCGCGCGGGTAATCGTACAGGCTGTACACCGGCAGGCCGGTAACGGCATCGCGCGAGTCCGGGATAGCCGCTTCCACGTCAGCGCGGATCCCGTGTTCGGGGCCGAAGAATGCGACCAGGTCGAAGGTACCCTTCTTCGACTCATCGAACAGGATATCCGCAGTGAGTCTTCTACTCCGATCAATGCCGGACGGGTTTGTGACGAGGCCGATCTTGCGCCCCATGAGAGCGGCGAACCTGGTGCTCTCAAGGACGTCGATGCCGGTCCGGACGATAGCGTACGTAGGTCTCGCCGGCGGCAAATGCACAACATCTTCGGTCTTGTCTCTGCGCGGCGGTGCGAAATCCGCGGTTCGTTTGTCCGCGGGCAGGTCGTCGATGGCCGCTGCAACGAGGGTGGACACCTTCCAGACGAGCGGAGAGACGTTTCCGTCCTTGACGTGATTGCGGTTGCTCAAGAGCACGACAAAGGTCCGCGACGGCTTGTCCACCCAAAGGCTGGTTCCTGT
Proteins encoded in this window:
- a CDS encoding exo-beta-N-acetylmuramidase NamZ domain-containing protein, with product MRSHSLFAGALASACISVQAAGLPEAPPQRMGVNPRTLQRIDDAIRKTIRDGKMPGAVCIIGHKGTIVYRKAFGYSSLQPVKRVMTVDTVFDMASLTKVTATAPSIMTLVEDGLIGLQTDMATLWPAYAQDGKGDITIQQLLCHSAGLPPGHGFFAKYAEANKGKHVGDKDWVDLAPKVWGDLAAAKLSYSPDSRCVYSDDGFVTLGEIVHRVTGKPLDVYARERIFKPLKMNDTTFRPGAALRKRSAVTELRWGTWLQGEVHDPNSWTLNGIAGHAGLFSTADDLARYAQMYLNGGELDGVRVLSPATVRAMTNPASAIGLPIRGLGWDIDSGYTKRGDLFGPQSFGHTGWTGTSLWVDKPSRTFVVLLSNRNHVKDGNVSPLVWKVSTLVAAAIDDLPADKRTADFAPPRRDKTEDVVHLPPARPTYAIVRTGIDVLESTRFAALMGRKIGLVTNPSGIDRSRRLTADILFDESKKGTFDLVAFFGPEHGIRADVEAAIPDSRDAVTGLPVYSLYDYPRGIYKPTPEMMKGIDTLVYDVQDIGVRYYTYITTLAKCMEACRENGAKMIVLDRPNPVNGVVVDGPKLDMALRNFAGYEPLPVRHGLTVGELAQLFKGEYGIDCQLEVIPCQGWNRAMWFDQTGLPWVNPSPNIRDLNEAALYPFTGLLEAANVSVGRGTDRPFELWAAPWINDVALAEELNRRNLPGVSFTPIHISPKAGPYKGEDCGGVEVQITDREAIQGARSAVEALDVMRRLFGENKADVAGTRSMFGTQTVTDGILSGKPVADIAAAWQKDVDDFKTLRRKYLIYP